Proteins encoded within one genomic window of Flavobacterium sp. NG2:
- a CDS encoding T9SS type A sorting domain-containing protein: protein MKKQLLKKISLFVALIGFSSAQLMAQTTIINENFSGPAYTGATDATDLNTTVGNIWISGHNTLTTKWQIDAAGSPANVWTGANFTWAVHNTPITAVSGDKISITAELGFGGTAFVDAKNICIVGLTNTKVLSEIKANIGSKRDGIILVPTSPNLVMTGSGSSYATATTIPQGTIVGPYEIIIEYTVGADAASTVKKARIRNTVSGAVSAVGETTMGIQGDVYAALTGSGAYFLNWAQGFFDAAGLNRVKISKLNVTKNPTVTLGVKDFNKASIAANVSPNPVSSILNIGTDVVTKKYRVVNLAGATVLETEATGSIDVSSLANGVYLLVTDAGIAKFIKE, encoded by the coding sequence ATGAAAAAACAATTACTTAAAAAAATAAGCCTTTTTGTAGCGCTTATTGGATTTTCAAGTGCACAATTAATGGCACAAACGACAATTATCAATGAAAATTTCAGTGGTCCAGCTTATACAGGAGCTACTGACGCAACAGATTTAAATACTACCGTGGGTAATATTTGGATTTCAGGACATAATACCCTTACTACGAAATGGCAAATTGATGCTGCAGGATCTCCTGCTAATGTATGGACAGGTGCTAATTTTACTTGGGCAGTACACAACACTCCTATCACAGCCGTAAGTGGAGATAAAATATCAATAACTGCTGAACTTGGATTTGGAGGAACGGCATTTGTAGATGCTAAAAACATTTGTATTGTAGGTTTAACAAATACGAAAGTATTATCAGAAATTAAAGCTAATATTGGCTCTAAACGAGATGGTATTATACTTGTACCCACTTCACCAAATTTAGTTATGACAGGCTCGGGTAGTAGTTATGCTACAGCTACAACCATTCCACAAGGAACTATTGTAGGGCCTTATGAAATAATTATTGAATATACCGTTGGGGCTGATGCTGCGTCTACTGTAAAAAAAGCACGTATTAGGAATACTGTATCAGGTGCTGTATCAGCAGTTGGTGAAACTACCATGGGTATTCAAGGAGATGTTTATGCTGCATTAACTGGATCAGGTGCTTATTTTTTAAATTGGGCTCAAGGATTCTTTGATGCTGCAGGTTTAAATCGAGTTAAAATAAGCAAACTTAACGTTACTAAAAACCCAACAGTAACTCTAGGAGTTAAAGACTTCAATAAAGCTTCAATTGCTGCAAATGTAAGCCCTAATCCAGTTTCTTCAATTTTGAACATTGGTACAGATGTAGTGACTAAAAAATACAGAGTTGTTAACCTTGCAGGAGCAACTGTTTTAGAAACTGAAGCAACTGGAAGTATTGATGTTTCAAGTTTAGCTAATGGCGTTTACTTATTAGTAACTGATGCTGGAATTGCAAAATTCATCAAAGAATAA
- a CDS encoding M1 family metallopeptidase, with the protein MKNKFYFLFFSVFQLGTNYAQNNSYWQQQVDYFMEVSVDVESYQYVGKQKLVYTNNSSETLKKVYYHLYNNAFQPGSEMDARLHYIKDPDARMVTKSKESRIQNLKPNEIGYLKINNFKQDGLDAITKTTGTILEVILAKPIQPNSTTTFTLDFEGQIPLQIRRSGRNNSEAVALSMSQWYPKIAEFDFEGWHADPYIAREFHGVWGNFEVKITIDKEYTLGGTGYLQNPNQIGHGYQDKGINVVYPKRTKTLTWHFVAPMVHDFTWAADPNFAHDVFKGPNDVDLHFIYKNVPETVEKWKQLQPMMANVMDLYNQKIGNYPYEQYSFIQGGDGGMEYGMCTLILGNGTLEGIFGTATHELGHSWFQHVLASNEAKHPWMDEGFTTYIEDWVLNELANKKQANPFEGNYRAYYYLVNSGKEQPLTTHADRYDENRSYSIASYVKGCLFLSQLSYLIGEDNLDKTLKRFYQDFKFKHPTPNDIKRTAERVSGAELDWYLTDWTQTTNTIDYGIKEVNESIGYNGVETLINLERIGRIPMPIDIVVEYKDGSKESFYIPLRMMHFEKENPTPEIKRTVLKDWAWAESKYVFSIPKTKATIKKITIDPSGLMADVKQDNNIYKN; encoded by the coding sequence ATGAAGAATAAATTCTATTTTCTCTTTTTCAGTGTATTCCAACTTGGAACTAACTATGCTCAAAACAATAGTTATTGGCAACAACAAGTTGATTATTTTATGGAAGTTAGTGTTGATGTCGAAAGTTATCAATACGTTGGTAAACAAAAATTAGTCTATACCAATAATTCATCAGAAACACTTAAGAAAGTCTATTACCATTTGTACAACAATGCTTTTCAACCGGGAAGCGAAATGGATGCCCGTTTGCATTATATCAAAGATCCTGATGCTCGTATGGTAACTAAAAGTAAAGAAAGTCGCATTCAAAATTTAAAACCCAACGAAATTGGTTATTTAAAAATCAACAATTTCAAGCAAGATGGACTTGATGCAATAACCAAAACTACTGGAACTATTTTAGAAGTGATTTTGGCTAAGCCAATACAACCTAATTCTACAACCACATTTACGCTAGATTTTGAAGGACAAATTCCATTGCAAATACGTCGCTCTGGTAGGAATAATTCTGAAGCTGTTGCGCTGTCCATGTCGCAATGGTATCCAAAAATAGCCGAATTTGATTTTGAAGGTTGGCATGCAGACCCTTATATTGCTCGTGAATTTCACGGTGTTTGGGGGAATTTTGAAGTAAAAATTACCATCGACAAAGAGTACACACTGGGTGGAACGGGCTATTTGCAAAATCCAAACCAAATAGGGCATGGTTATCAAGATAAAGGCATAAATGTGGTTTACCCTAAGAGAACCAAAACACTTACTTGGCATTTTGTTGCGCCTATGGTGCATGACTTTACTTGGGCAGCCGACCCCAATTTTGCTCATGATGTTTTCAAAGGACCTAACGATGTCGATTTGCATTTTATCTATAAAAATGTACCAGAAACCGTTGAAAAATGGAAACAATTGCAACCTATGATGGCTAATGTAATGGATTTATACAACCAAAAAATAGGCAATTATCCATATGAACAATATTCTTTTATTCAAGGGGGTGATGGCGGAATGGAATACGGTATGTGTACGCTGATATTAGGAAACGGAACTCTGGAGGGCATTTTTGGAACTGCTACGCATGAATTAGGACATTCTTGGTTTCAGCATGTTTTAGCCTCTAATGAAGCTAAACATCCGTGGATGGATGAAGGTTTTACCACTTATATTGAAGACTGGGTTTTGAATGAACTAGCGAACAAAAAACAAGCCAATCCTTTTGAGGGGAATTATAGGGCCTATTATTATCTAGTCAATTCTGGCAAAGAGCAGCCCCTTACCACTCATGCTGATCGCTATGATGAAAACAGGTCTTACAGCATTGCTTCTTATGTCAAAGGTTGTTTGTTTTTATCTCAATTGAGCTATCTTATCGGTGAAGACAATTTGGATAAGACCTTAAAACGATTTTATCAGGATTTTAAATTCAAACATCCTACACCAAATGATATTAAGAGAACTGCTGAGCGTGTTTCGGGTGCCGAATTGGATTGGTATTTAACTGATTGGACACAAACCACTAATACAATCGATTATGGCATCAAAGAAGTGAATGAAAGTATTGGGTACAATGGAGTTGAAACCTTGATAAATCTAGAGCGAATAGGTCGTATTCCAATGCCTATTGATATTGTAGTCGAATACAAAGACGGTAGTAAAGAGAGTTTTTATATTCCGCTGCGAATGATGCATTTTGAAAAAGAAAATCCAACTCCCGAAATCAAAAGAACGGTCTTAAAAGATTGGGCTTGGGCTGAATCTAAATATGTTTTTTCAATTCCTAAAACAAAAGCTACAATAAAAAAAATCACTATCGATCCTAGTGGTTTGATGGCCGATGTGAAGCAGGATAATAATATTTACAAGAACTAA
- a CDS encoding S8 family peptidase, with protein sequence MNSIKLLFISAFTMLVLAGCSTQKSIVNYSKLTPISAPLNVKKKVALKETELKRWSHLDIVKDTVPGMSVDKAYAELLKNRLGEKVIVAIVDSGVDIEHEDLKSVVWTNPKEIPGNGIDDDNNGYVDDIHGWNFLGNIIKENLEYERIVKNPSLVDEATYLQAKAENDKKTSEASAGKGRYEEMLSALKSSDEVVSKELKKNNYTVEEVKAINSTDAEVVKAKNTIQRMFSFGMPIKDLKAALQDEIDKANAALSGENLKQDYRKILGDNPNDITDTKYGDNNVMGPDKNEAVHGTHVSGIVAQVRHNKIGGDGVANNVAIMAIRAVPDGDEYDKDIALAIRYAVDNGAKVINGSFGKAYSPQKHWVFDAIKYAAEKDVLIVHAAGNSSKNIDYFDNFPNDSEDKKTEISDNLITVGALNYEYSNKLVAKFSNIGKINVDVFAPGVQIYASTPNNSYKYLQGTSMASPNVAGVAALIRSYYPKLTATQVKHILMDSGVAVPLEVIVGGNNQDIRPFAELSKTGKIVNAYNALLMADKISKN encoded by the coding sequence ATGAATAGCATTAAATTACTTTTTATATCTGCATTTACAATGCTTGTTTTAGCGGGATGTAGCACCCAAAAATCTATTGTCAATTATAGTAAATTAACCCCGATAAGCGCTCCTCTTAATGTTAAGAAAAAAGTTGCTCTTAAAGAAACAGAATTAAAACGTTGGAGTCATCTTGATATCGTAAAAGATACCGTTCCTGGAATGAGTGTTGATAAAGCTTATGCTGAACTATTAAAAAACAGATTAGGTGAAAAAGTGATTGTTGCGATTGTAGATTCAGGTGTGGATATTGAACACGAAGATTTAAAATCAGTAGTTTGGACTAATCCTAAAGAAATTCCTGGTAACGGAATTGACGATGATAATAATGGTTATGTAGATGATATTCACGGTTGGAATTTTCTAGGAAACATTATCAAAGAAAATTTAGAATACGAAAGAATCGTAAAAAATCCAAGTTTGGTTGATGAGGCAACTTACTTACAGGCAAAAGCTGAAAACGATAAAAAAACATCCGAAGCTAGCGCTGGTAAAGGGAGATATGAAGAAATGCTTTCTGCTCTAAAATCCTCGGATGAAGTGGTTTCCAAAGAATTAAAGAAAAACAATTATACTGTAGAAGAAGTAAAAGCAATTAACTCTACAGATGCCGAAGTTGTAAAAGCAAAAAACACAATTCAAAGAATGTTTTCTTTTGGGATGCCAATAAAAGATTTGAAGGCTGCATTACAAGATGAAATCGATAAAGCTAATGCCGCTTTGAGTGGTGAAAACCTAAAACAAGATTACCGAAAAATTTTAGGGGATAACCCTAATGACATTACAGATACTAAATATGGTGATAACAACGTAATGGGGCCAGATAAAAACGAGGCTGTTCACGGTACACATGTTTCTGGAATTGTAGCTCAAGTGCGTCATAACAAAATAGGTGGTGATGGTGTGGCAAATAATGTTGCGATTATGGCTATTCGCGCTGTTCCAGATGGAGACGAATACGACAAAGATATTGCGTTAGCCATTCGCTATGCTGTAGATAATGGAGCTAAAGTAATCAACGGTAGTTTCGGAAAAGCCTATTCTCCACAAAAGCATTGGGTTTTTGACGCTATCAAATACGCAGCCGAAAAAGATGTTTTGATTGTTCATGCGGCAGGAAATTCTTCAAAGAACATCGATTATTTTGATAATTTCCCGAATGATTCTGAGGACAAAAAAACTGAGATTTCAGATAATTTAATTACCGTAGGGGCTTTGAATTATGAGTATAGCAATAAGTTGGTTGCTAAGTTTTCAAATATTGGTAAAATCAATGTAGATGTTTTTGCACCTGGAGTTCAAATCTATGCTTCAACTCCAAACAACAGTTATAAATACTTGCAAGGAACTTCGATGGCATCACCAAATGTGGCTGGTGTAGCGGCTTTGATACGTTCGTATTATCCAAAATTAACAGCTACACAAGTAAAACACATTCTAATGGACTCAGGAGTAGCGGTTCCACTTGAGGTTATCGTGGGTGGTAACAATCAAGATATTCGTCCATTTGCTGAATTGTCCAAAACTGGAAAAATTGTAAACGCTTATAACGCCTTGTTGATGGCTGATAAAATCTCAAAAAACTAA
- a CDS encoding T9SS type A sorting domain-containing protein, which produces MKIKLFILLFLASLNSIAQYTLIPDVKFENALITQGIDKDGQNGKVLTSSINTIASLNVSFLNITDLTGIEGFTSLTSLSCYLNLLTNLDLSKNTKLRSIDCRANKLTSLDLSNLPFLTSVLCSENFLTSLDVSKNPILAGVFCSKNNLISLNLKNGNNTNFQTLFCDFRNNPLLNCIQVDNPTYSTANWADFTDNTTVYSNSCGPSYTSIPDSNFENKLISLGIDTDGINGKVLTSSIIALTALDVSNSYITDLTGIGNFLNLETLNISNNQINTLNSSSLKKIKTLNCSNNLLKNLDLTENTELITLDFSANQLQTLELWNQDSLVTLKANANKLTNLDINNLYKLKMLEVEGNQLTNLNVNYNYSLSILKCNNNLLTTIDVTQNSSLISLYCGNNKLAKLDITINLLLREITCENNLLTQLNLKNGKNNLFTNYDFRNNINLKCIEVDNENYSNLNWSTKKDATTNYNLFCGPFTMIPDSKFEDKLISLGIDIDGKNGKILTTRITNLSTLDVSSSTITDLSGIQDFTNLKSLNVSGNQLTILDVSKNILLEILNCSNNKIANLDVSKNIYLASLSCSSNQLVSLDVSKNLSITSLSCDSNKLTTLDISKNKVITEFYCNNNLLSNLNLKNGKNTLFSNSKISFLSNPNLTCILVDNELYSNTNWSNIKDITAIYSIDCIPLSAYTFIPDAKFEQRLINLGIDSGVIDGKVLTSKIDSVTSLSVTGNLISDMSGIQGFVSLKQLNCDSNKLTTLDLSKNIALTTLSCNSNQLTTLDISKNVALTSLYCYENQLITLDVSKNINLASLNCQYNKLETLDITNNTSLTNLACNSNLLTNLDISKNTALISLNCWENQLTTLDISKNTSLYTFRCFDNQLTALDVSNLSELNELYCGGNKLSNLDVSKNRALKTLHCNNNNLVDLNLSDIAISTLYCGSNQLTTLDITKNTYLRELHCESNKLSSLDVSQNEGIFDFDVSNNQLISFDASTSYRISKLYCSSNKLLSLNLKANQNLYQANYNFLFTGNPNLTCIQVDNEIYSRIYWSDLKDDTASFSEDCPGYSVTISSEFEDKLIDLGIDTDGKNGTVLLSEIVNLKTVDISNSGISDLKGIEYFVGLESLICSGNSLSTIDISKNTALKYLDCSNNPLTALNVSKNILLTELYCDGVVTITKKATTAKTTTTAQLTALDLSNNVFLTKLSCSNNQIVNLDLSKNTNLTDINCSNNSLVALNLNNGNNTNLVNVNFKNNVSLSCIKVDDEIYSNINWADAKDANTMYSKTTCILGVNDFAYDTIVLYPNPAKEKLFIDNIVLEKATIYDVLGKFVKTTTFTTNSNSNTLDLVDLPKGIYYVYLQSQGINTVKKIIVD; this is translated from the coding sequence ATGAAAATCAAATTATTTATTCTGTTGTTTTTGGCTAGTTTAAATTCTATCGCCCAATACACTTTAATTCCTGATGTTAAATTTGAAAATGCATTGATAACACAGGGCATTGATAAAGACGGACAAAATGGAAAAGTTTTAACATCAAGTATTAATACCATTGCATCATTAAATGTGTCATTTTTAAACATTACTGATTTAACTGGAATTGAAGGTTTTACGTCATTAACCTCTTTATCTTGTTATCTAAATTTATTAACAAATTTAGATTTATCAAAAAATACTAAATTGAGGTCAATAGATTGTAGAGCCAATAAATTAACTAGTTTAGATCTTTCGAATTTACCATTTCTTACAAGTGTATTATGTTCTGAAAACTTTTTGACAAGTCTTGATGTCTCAAAAAACCCTATTTTAGCAGGAGTGTTTTGTTCTAAGAATAATTTAATTAGTTTGAATCTTAAAAATGGAAACAATACAAATTTTCAAACACTATTTTGTGATTTCAGAAATAACCCGCTACTAAATTGTATTCAGGTAGATAATCCAACTTACTCGACAGCAAATTGGGCTGATTTTACAGACAACACTACTGTTTACTCAAATTCTTGTGGACCATCTTATACTTCTATTCCAGATTCCAATTTTGAAAACAAATTAATTTCCCTAGGTATTGATACTGATGGTATAAACGGTAAAGTTTTAACCTCAAGTATAATTGCATTAACTGCACTCGATGTCTCAAATAGCTATATAACTGATTTAACTGGAATTGGAAATTTTTTAAATTTAGAAACATTAAACATTTCAAACAATCAAATCAATACTTTAAATAGCTCTTCATTAAAAAAGATTAAAACTTTAAATTGTAGTAATAATCTTTTAAAAAATTTAGATCTAACCGAAAATACTGAATTAATAACTTTAGATTTTTCAGCTAATCAATTACAAACTTTAGAATTATGGAACCAAGATTCTTTAGTAACATTGAAAGCCAATGCAAATAAATTGACCAATTTGGACATTAATAATCTTTACAAATTAAAAATGCTTGAAGTTGAGGGTAACCAATTAACCAATCTGAATGTTAATTATAATTATTCATTATCAATACTAAAATGTAATAACAATCTCCTTACAACCATAGATGTTACTCAGAATAGTTCATTGATTTCATTGTATTGTGGAAACAATAAACTTGCAAAACTAGACATAACAATAAACTTGCTCTTAAGAGAAATCACATGCGAAAATAATTTATTAACCCAATTGAATTTAAAAAATGGGAAAAATAATCTATTTACAAACTATGATTTTAGAAATAATATCAATTTGAAATGCATTGAAGTTGACAATGAGAATTATTCAAATCTAAACTGGTCTACTAAAAAAGATGCAACAACAAATTATAATTTATTTTGTGGTCCATTTACTATGATTCCTGATTCAAAATTTGAAGATAAACTGATTTCTTTAGGCATTGATATAGATGGGAAAAACGGAAAGATATTAACAACTCGTATTACAAACTTAAGTACTCTTGATGTTTCAAGTAGCACCATTACAGATTTATCTGGAATTCAAGATTTTACAAATTTAAAATCGTTGAATGTTTCTGGAAATCAATTAACAATTTTAGATGTTTCTAAAAATATTTTATTGGAAATCTTGAATTGCTCAAACAATAAAATAGCGAATTTAGATGTATCTAAAAATATATACTTAGCTTCATTATCATGTTCGTCGAATCAATTAGTGTCTTTAGATGTATCCAAAAATCTATCCATTACATCCTTAAGTTGTGATTCAAATAAATTAACAACTTTAGATATATCCAAGAATAAAGTAATTACGGAATTTTATTGCAACAATAATTTGTTATCAAATCTCAATTTAAAAAATGGCAAAAACACGTTGTTTTCTAATTCTAAAATATCATTCCTTTCTAATCCTAACTTAACCTGTATTCTTGTAGATAACGAGTTGTATTCTAATACAAATTGGTCAAATATAAAAGACATTACCGCAATTTATTCTATAGACTGCATACCTCTATCAGCTTATACTTTTATTCCCGATGCTAAATTTGAACAGAGACTAATTAATCTAGGAATTGATTCAGGAGTTATTGATGGAAAAGTGTTGACATCTAAAATAGATTCAGTAACTTCCTTAAGTGTAACAGGAAACTTAATTTCTGACATGTCTGGAATACAAGGTTTTGTTTCTTTGAAACAATTGAATTGTGACTCGAATAAGTTAACGACATTGGATTTGTCTAAAAATATAGCCTTGACAACATTATCTTGTAACTCAAATCAATTAACAACCTTAGATATTTCTAAAAATGTAGCTCTAACTTCTTTATATTGTTATGAAAATCAATTAATAACCTTAGATGTTTCTAAAAATATAAACTTAGCTTCTTTAAATTGTCAATATAATAAATTAGAGACTTTGGATATTACAAATAATACGTCTTTAACAAATTTAGCCTGCAACTCAAATCTATTAACAAACTTAGATATCTCTAAAAACACAGCTTTGATTTCATTAAATTGTTGGGAAAATCAATTAACAACCTTAGATATTTCTAAAAACACAAGCTTATATACATTTCGTTGTTTTGATAATCAATTAACTGCCTTAGATGTTTCTAATTTATCAGAACTTAATGAACTTTATTGTGGTGGAAATAAATTGTCAAATTTAGATGTTTCTAAAAATAGAGCATTAAAAACATTGCATTGTAATAATAATAATCTAGTTGATTTAAACCTTTCGGATATAGCAATTTCTACTCTTTATTGTGGTTCAAATCAATTAACAACTTTAGATATTACTAAAAACACATACCTACGTGAATTGCATTGTGAATCAAATAAATTGTCTAGTTTAGATGTGTCTCAAAATGAAGGTATCTTTGATTTTGATGTTTCAAATAACCAGCTTATAAGTTTTGATGCATCTACAAGTTATAGAATAAGTAAGCTTTATTGTAGCAGTAATAAGTTGTTGAGTCTTAATTTAAAAGCTAATCAGAACTTATATCAAGCTAATTATAATTTTTTATTCACAGGCAACCCAAATCTAACTTGTATTCAAGTAGATAATGAAATTTATTCAAGAATTTATTGGTCTGATTTAAAAGACGACACGGCAAGTTTTTCTGAAGATTGCCCTGGTTATTCTGTAACAATCAGTAGTGAATTTGAAGATAAATTAATCGATTTAGGGATTGATACAGACGGAAAAAATGGCACTGTCTTATTATCGGAAATCGTAAATTTAAAAACAGTAGATATATCTAATTCTGGAATTTCTGATTTAAAAGGAATCGAATATTTTGTAGGATTAGAATCTTTAATCTGTAGCGGAAATTCATTATCAACAATAGATATTTCTAAAAACACTGCATTAAAATATTTAGATTGTTCTAATAATCCATTGACGGCTTTAAATGTTTCTAAGAACATTTTACTAACGGAGCTTTATTGTGATGGTGTAGTTACAATTACAAAAAAAGCGACTACTGCTAAAACAACAACTACCGCGCAATTAACGGCTCTAGATCTTTCTAACAATGTGTTTTTAACTAAATTAAGTTGTTCAAATAATCAAATAGTTAATTTAGATTTATCAAAGAACACTAATTTAACAGATATTAATTGTTCAAACAATTCTTTGGTTGCACTAAATTTGAATAATGGAAATAATACGAATTTAGTAAATGTCAATTTCAAAAATAATGTATCATTGTCTTGTATAAAAGTGGATGATGAGATTTATTCTAATATAAACTGGGCTGATGCAAAAGATGCAAATACTATGTATTCAAAAACAACTTGTATATTGGGAGTTAATGATTTCGCTTATGATACAATTGTTTTATATCCTAATCCAGCAAAAGAAAAGCTATTTATAGACAATATTGTTTTAGAAAAAGCAACTATTTATGATGTGTTAGGGAAATTTGTAAAAACAACAACCTTTACTACTAATTCAAACAGCAATACCTTGGATTTAGTTGATTTGCCAAAAGGAATTTATTATGTGTATTTACAGAGTCAAGGCATCAATACTGTTAAAAAAATAATAGTGGATTAA
- a CDS encoding MBL fold metallo-hydrolase has protein sequence MKLYPIETGNFKLDGGAMFGVVPKIIWNKTNPADANNLIDMAARCLLIQDGNRLILIDTGMGDKQSEKFFGYYSLWGSHSMDASLAKYGFHRDDITDVFLTHLHFDHCGGCVNWNKTKTGYEPAFKNAKFWTNENHWQWATEPNPREKASFLSENILPMQESGQLQFLEKPNSDFGISKELGFEILYVDGHTEKQMIPHIQYKDKTIVFCADLLPTAGHIPIPYVMGYDTRPLLTMPEKTKFLNTAADNMYYLFLEHDAHNEIITVKHTEKGVRLDQVFGCDEIL, from the coding sequence ATGAAACTATACCCAATAGAAACTGGAAATTTTAAACTCGATGGCGGTGCTATGTTTGGTGTAGTTCCTAAAATCATTTGGAACAAAACCAATCCTGCCGATGCTAATAATCTAATCGACATGGCAGCGAGATGTTTGCTAATTCAAGATGGAAACCGATTAATTTTGATTGATACCGGAATGGGGGATAAGCAGTCTGAAAAGTTTTTTGGGTATTATTCGCTTTGGGGCTCCCATTCTATGGATGCTTCGTTAGCCAAATATGGTTTTCATCGTGATGATATTACCGATGTTTTCCTGACACATCTACATTTTGACCACTGTGGCGGCTGTGTCAATTGGAACAAAACAAAAACCGGCTACGAACCTGCTTTTAAGAATGCCAAATTTTGGACCAATGAAAACCATTGGCAATGGGCAACGGAGCCTAATCCAAGAGAAAAAGCGTCTTTCTTATCCGAAAATATTTTACCCATGCAAGAAAGTGGTCAGTTGCAATTTCTTGAAAAACCAAATTCTGATTTTGGAATTTCAAAAGAGTTAGGATTTGAGATTTTATACGTGGATGGTCATACTGAAAAACAAATGATTCCGCACATTCAATATAAAGATAAAACCATCGTTTTTTGTGCTGATTTATTACCTACAGCAGGCCATATCCCTATTCCATATGTAATGGGTTATGATACACGTCCGTTATTGACCATGCCTGAGAAAACGAAATTTCTAAACACCGCTGCCGATAATATGTATTACTTATTTTTGGAACACGACGCACACAATGAAATCATCACGGTCAAACATACTGAAAAAGGCGTTCGCTTAGACCAAGTATTTGGTTGTGATGAAATCTTATAA
- a CDS encoding M48 family metallopeptidase — MKNKTTAVFYDGNSSAPQEIEVSFDLYKESICFESTDGQMHKWPIKNISFDKRGTGLHLDHGTDLIQHLKIVDNHFIDAIQLFRKEKGQIGWYQKLMDLGISLHLIIAIGILAIIGLSYLYVIPWVGEKSVALIPEEYDDQLGSSAWLENDYFVTKDSSKTKTLNAFAQQLDLNNSKKLKFTVVESDEINAFALPDGNIVVFTGIIKEMKNYDELVGLLGHEASHVNNRHSMKMLCRSLSGYLFVSLILGDANGVMAVIGDNVNSFQSLSFSREFEHQADTDGFKILTKNKVNPKGMSNLFERLQKEQTIAIPEFLSSHPVTENRIDYIEGLIKNKKYTFEDNPELKRLFLELKK, encoded by the coding sequence ATGAAAAACAAAACAACAGCTGTTTTTTACGACGGCAACTCATCGGCACCTCAAGAAATTGAGGTGTCGTTTGATTTATACAAAGAATCGATTTGCTTTGAGTCAACCGATGGGCAAATGCATAAGTGGCCTATAAAAAATATTAGTTTCGATAAGAGAGGCACAGGGTTGCATTTAGACCATGGCACTGATTTGATTCAGCATCTTAAGATTGTCGACAATCATTTTATTGATGCCATTCAGCTTTTTAGAAAAGAAAAAGGGCAGATAGGTTGGTATCAAAAACTGATGGATTTAGGCATCAGCTTACATTTGATAATTGCGATAGGAATTTTAGCGATTATCGGACTTAGTTATCTGTATGTTATTCCGTGGGTGGGCGAAAAATCAGTAGCGTTAATTCCTGAGGAGTATGATGATCAATTAGGAAGTTCGGCTTGGTTAGAAAACGATTATTTTGTAACCAAAGATTCGTCAAAAACAAAAACTTTAAATGCTTTTGCACAACAATTGGATTTGAATAACAGTAAGAAACTTAAGTTTACTGTTGTAGAATCCGATGAAATTAATGCTTTTGCTTTGCCTGATGGCAACATCGTTGTTTTTACAGGAATTATCAAAGAAATGAAAAATTACGATGAACTAGTTGGACTGTTAGGTCACGAAGCTTCACACGTAAACAATCGGCATTCGATGAAAATGCTTTGTCGAAGCTTGTCGGGCTATTTGTTTGTTTCGCTGATTTTGGGTGATGCGAATGGTGTGATGGCAGTTATTGGAGATAACGTAAATAGTTTTCAATCACTTTCGTTTTCGAGAGAATTTGAGCATCAAGCGGACACCGATGGTTTTAAAATACTAACTAAAAACAAGGTAAATCCAAAAGGAATGTCTAATTTGTTTGAACGATTGCAAAAAGAACAAACCATTGCGATTCCTGAATTTTTGAGTTCACATCCCGTAACGGAAAACCGAATTGATTATATTGAAGGGCTTATTAAAAACAAGAAATATACTTTCGAGGATAATCCTGAATTGAAGAGATTGTTTTTGGAATTGAAGAAGTAA